The genomic window CTGCTAGGACATTCTCAGTATTTAACAACGGTTCACCCAGTCCCATAAACACCACATTGCTAACCCGTTGCTGAAAATCTTCTTGCACAGTCAACACCTGATCGACAATTTCATGGCGTGCTAGGTTGCGTTTGTAGCCTCCCTTACCAGTAGCGCAAAAATCACACGCCATTGGGCAACCCACCTGAGTAGAAACACAAACTGTCAGCCGAGATTTTGGGCCTTCTCCCCCTTCTGCGAAGGTGGGGATGCCAACAGTTTCAATAATTTGATCGTCTGTTAATCGCAAAAGATATTTGACTGTGCCATCGGGTGCCACAGAGCGGTAATGTAAAATTGAGCGCCCAATCGGGATTTCTGCGACTTCTTTGCGCCATTGCTTGGAGAAGACAGAAATATCAGCTAGCGATCGCGCCCCCTTGTCATAGATCCATTCATGCAGTTGCTTTCCTCTGTAAGCAGGTTGTCCCTGCTGCTGCACCCAAGTGCTTAACTCTGCAAGAGAAGCACCTAGAAGGGGAGGGATTAATTCTGATTTTTCTGGGTTGAAATCAACCTGAGATACAAGAGGCGTAGCAGACATAAAAAAATCACGAATGGATGTAGGATCTCTATCCTACACCTGCCAGATCAAGTTAATCTTGACCAAAGAACACAGGGAATTAACCAAAGGTTGTGCCGTTCCAGCCCCACATTGCCCCCTTGGCGTCTGCAAACTCAATGTAAATGCGATTTTTAGGTACACCTAGAGTTTGGTTAATCTGCTGACAAAAGTCCTGACTCATTGCTGCGGTTTGGTCTGGCTTCATCGTGCCAATACTCTTAATTTCAATGTAACAAACCGGGTCTGTATTCCCTGCAAAGGTCATGGGAATTCCCGGTTCAAAAGCAGTCATTACATAGGATTCTGGTTTTCCCAAATGTTTCGCTAACTTGGCTGATAGGTTTAAAAGCATTGACTCAATTTCAGCTTTTTGAGGAGCAGATGCAGAAGTTTGCACTTTAATTAATGGCATAGTACCGAATTGGAAATTTTGATTTTATTCACATTGTTAAGTTTATCGAAACGCAGAAGTACAGAGTATAAAGATTAGGGAGATGGGGAGTGGGAAAGCAGGGGGATGAGGGAGAGTTAGAAGTTGAGGGACTTCCAAATAAAAAAATATTCCAAAACTGACGCAAAAATCCTCTTTATTTCTCCTCTCTGTGTCGCGCCAGTTGCTTCTCCTAAGGGAGACGCGCAAGGGACAAGTCGGGGAACCGCAAGGGCGCACTGGCTTCTCTGCGTCTCTGTGGTTCGTTTATTTGGATAATTTATTTCTTGGAAATCCCTGAAGCATTGGTTCAAAGACTCATTCATCCACCTTTGATACTCGTTCATCCACCTTTGATACTCGTTCATCCACCTTTGATACTCATTCATCCACCTTTGATACTCATTCATCCACCTTTGATACTCATTCATCCACCTCAAAGACTCATTCATCCACCTCAGATACTCATTCATCCACCTCAAAGACTCGTTCATCCACCTCAAAGACTCGTTCATCCACCTCAAAGACTCGTTCATCCACCTCAGATACTCGTTCATCCACCTCAGATACTCGTTCATCCACCTCAGATACTCGTTCCCCATGCCCAATGACCCATGCCCAATGCCCTAGCATTTATTGATGAGACGAGCGAAATAGATGACTATGTTCGGGATGATATAAACGCGATCGCCCTGTTGCTGTCGAGAGGGCTGGACTGATGATATAAAGTGTAGTGCGAACTAGTTTTTCTTTATGAGTGCAGTCTGCCATTTCATTAAGGGGGACAACCCTGATTTTTTCATCGGGCCATCCGATGCGAAAACAAATTGCAATGGGGGTTTCGCCTGGGTAATGTTCGAGTAGTTTAGCTTGAGCATTTTCGACGTGACGCGCACTGAGATATAAGCAGAGGCTAGCCTGATGTGCCGCCAGAGAGGCTAATTCTTCAGTGGCGGGGACTTCTGTACGTCCACTGATGCGGGTCAAAATGATAGTTTGGACTAAACCAGGGACAGTCAGTTCTACTTTAAGTTTGGCAGCAGCGGCTTGAAAAGCACTGATACCTGGTATAACTTCAAAAGGAATATTTGCCTCTGCTAAGAGGTGCATTTGCTCGTGGATGGCGCTGTAGAGACTAGGATCGCCAGAATGGAGACGGACTAGAGATTTGTGCTGCGATCGCACCCGATCGATCATAATCGGCAAAATCTCTTCTAAAGTCTGATTTGCAGTCCTAATTATCTCCGCATCTTTTCGGCAAAGTTCTAAAATCTCTTCGGGTACTAAAGAATCAGCAAATAAAATCACATCAGCAACAGCTAGTAGTCTTTGCGCCTTCACCGTTAATAAATCCGGATCTCCAGGGCCTGCTCCGACAATGTACACAGATGGTTCTATGGCATATAGTGTTTTTTTATAGCTCAGGTTTTCTGTATATTCACTTTTAGAAGAACACACGGCAATCCCTCAAAAAACTTTTTTGTTATTTTCTCAGTATCTTTCCGGATTCACCCTCTTTGCCTAGTAGAGAGTAATGGTAGATGCACCCTGGTTAAGCCCTAGAGAATACTCTGGGGCATTTTTTATTTTTTAGGCATTGAGTATTGGGCATTAGTTATTCTTTCTCCGCTGCTTCCTCATCTTCCAATCTCCCCATTTCCCTTAGGAGTAGGAACTACATCGGGTAAAGGGCGTTTGAGTAAGTAAAGCCAAGCTAATCCAACTAATCCCAATAAAATTCCTAGACTACTAACTACTTGTGCCATTTTTAACGGCCCCAGCATTAAGCTATCAGTGCGAAAACCTTCGATCCACAAGCGTCCTAAGCTATAGGCTGGCCAGTAAACTAGAAACAGCGTGCCTACTTTCAGGCGTGGCTTACCGGATAAAGACCGGAAAAACAAGGTTATTAATAGCGTAAACACCATTAAATCCCAGAGAGATTCGTACAGGAAGGTGGGATGAAAGTAATCGAAACTAGCATACTCTAGAGGACGATGGTCTGGTGGAATATACAGCTTCCAAGGTAAATCAGTAGGATCGCCAAAAGCCTCAGAATTAAAGAAATTGCCCCAACGTCCGATCGCCTGCCCTAAAATCAGCGAAGGCGCTACTAAATCTGCCAGTTGCCAGAAAGAAACCTGCTTGATTTTGGCAAAGATTAACGCAGCCAAAACGCCACCAAGAATCGCTCCATGAATGGCAATACCTCCTTCCCAGATTGCAAAGATTTTTCCTGGAGTTGGGGCATATTTTGACCACTCAAAGAAAACGTAATATAGCCGTGCGCCAGGAATTGCTCCAATCAACAACCAAAAAAACAAATCGCCTAGCAACTCCGGATTAACATTACGGCGCTTTGCCAAATCCTGGGAAAGGATGACGCCAATTAACACTGCTGTGGCAATCAATAAGCCATACCAGCGGATAGCTAATGGCCCTAATTTCACCAGAATCGGTCCTGGAGAAGTAAATTGAAACGCCAAGGGCAAGATGGAAAAATCCAGTGCCATGAAAAATTACCTAGAAAAGTTCGTTAACTACCCGCGCACTTTGCTAAGTACGGAGTTTCTTACGTCTCGAATACTGGAACTACACTTAAATCCTCCACAACATTATGGGGACGTAGGTAAAAATCCACTATCCATATTTAGGAGTTTATAGCGGTTCTCGTTTGCACGAAATAGGTTGTTCAACCTCACCCCCAACCCCTCTTCTTAGCAAGGAGAGGGGGTGAGGCTACGACTATATTGCACCGAAGAAGTGAAAACCGCTATAGTTCCTAACGCCTAGTTGAGCATAACTTGTGCCACTAAAACAATTGAGTTTAGCATTCTTACTCAGAGCGCAAGATGGTAAATTTGAGTAAGTTACACAAAAGAGTTTCGATATAATCACCTAAACAACTTTGATATATCTAAAATTGTGATTGCTATTTATCCTGGTAGCTTCGACCCCATCACCTTGGGACACCTTGACCTCATTCAGCGCGGTAGTCGGCTGTTTGAGCGGGTGATTGTCGCTGTACTGCGGAACCCCAACAAAATGCCACTTTTTAGCGTCCAGCAACGGCTAGATCAGATCAGTCTTTCTACACAACATCTACCTAATGTAGAAGTAGACAGCTTCGACGGTCTTACCGTCAACTATGCTCAAATGCGACAAGCACAAGTTTTACTCCGGGGTTTACGGGCTGTGTCAGATTTTGAAGTGGAACTGCAAATGGCTCACACGAATAAAACTCTTTCTACCCAAATCGAAACAGTTTTTCTGGCAACCTCAAATGAGTATAGTTTTTTAAGTAGTAGTGTGGTAAAAGAGATTGCAAGGTTTGGTGGCTCTATCGATCATCTCGTTCCCCCACACATTGCCCTGGATATATACCAATGCTACAATCACAACTCTCCAATGTTGAACCCAATCTCAACGGAAGCAATCCCCCCCCTCAAGAGTATCTCAGTGGAGAGGGAAGCATAGATATTCAGCAGGAACTCAACCGCCTAGAGGAAATGGTTCTCTCTAGTCTCAGGATTCCGCTGACAGGACGCACACTCGTAGATGAAGAAAAGCTGCTGGATCAGCTTGATTACATCCGGCTTGCTTTACCATCACTTTTTCAAGAAGCAGCAGCCATCCTTGACCAAAAGGATGAAATTCTGCTAGAAGCGGAAGAGTATGGACAGCAGGTTGTTGAGTCCGCGCAAGCAAAAAGAGCGCAAATTTTAGCTGAAAGCGATATTATTCAACAGGCAGAACAAGAAGCTGAACAACTGCGGCGACAAGTGCAACAAGAGTGTGAGGCAATGATGCAAGAAACACTCGCCGAAATTGACCGCAAACGGTATGCTTGTCAGCAAGAGTTAGAGCAAATGCGACAAACTGCGATCGCTCAGGCTCAAGAAATTGAAGATGGTGCTGATGCATATGCCGATGGCATCCTGGAAAATATTGAGCAGGATCTCAAGCAGATGTTACGAGTTATCACTAACGGACGGCAACAATTGCAAATTGATAACCTCACCCAACGCAATTCACCTCCTGGCAATAAAAAATAGAGGTTCTAGGACAGATGGGGAAAAATTATAGGTTGGGTTTCGCTATTGCCATTGGTGTCAATTTAAGGCAAAACACGAGAGAAAACTCTCGTTTCCAGGTATAACCTGGAAATGTATTAAAAGCGGCTCTGCCGCTAATATTAATAAAAGAGGCAGAGCCTCAAATGGGCATTCCCAGCCTGAGGCTGTGAACGAGAGAATATTAATATTAGATTATTACAAGGGTTTCACTTAAGTTGACACCAATGCGCCATTGCTTAAACCAACAATTTTTGTCAAGGAAGACTTTTAAATTTATCTGCTCTAAACTGAATCTACTTAGTAATAGGTTTAAAATTTTGAATTGTAATTAAGCAAGATTTTCAAAGAAGTCGGGGATCTGCGTTTTGCAATTATCACAAATCAAATATGATTGCTATATTTATGTTTAAAATTTATCAAAAACGCAATTCAACACCTGATTACAAAGTATATGTGAAATCTTCCACCAGCATACCGGGAACTAAACTACCTCCAAGTTGGCGACTTTCGTATGTTCCAACTTCGGGAATGAATTCTTGAAAAGTGGTTAAATCTACTAAGTTTTCTCCCCAAAAGCGATAGAGACTTTCATCAAAACGTAAGTTTTCAATAGGGGCAATAATTTCTCCGTTTTCTACCCAAAAACAAGCATAACGGGTCATACCTGTGATTCTACCAGTTTGGCGATCGCTCCAATTCAAGTAATGCAAATTAGATACATATAATCCGGTATCTAAACTCGGAAAAATCTGCTCAAATACCAAATTTCCCGGACTCACTTCAGGCGCTCGTAAAGTCTCTGAAACATTAGCACCGTTGGCAATTTTTTGATATTCCTTAGCCGTTCGAGAATTCACTAGAGTATTTACCAAATATCCTTTTTCTATTACAGGTAACTCCGGTGCTGCAACTTCTCCTAATTCATTAAATCGCGGTACTAATCCCCGCTGAAAGTTTTCTTTCAAACTAAATGCAGTCGAAAGTTGTTTTTCTTGACGCCATAGAGCAGCTAAAGAACTGTTTCCTTGCTGAATATCAGCTTCGCTCACAGATCCCCAAGAAAGCATCATTAATAAATCTCCAACAGCAGCAGGTGCAAAATAAGTTTTGTACTGTCCCCGTGGCAATTCTTTAGCTGGACGAGAAAGCAATTCTAGTTGGTTTTTGGCTTCGCTGATTTTGGCTATATAAGCAGATTTATCCCAATTACTCCCTGCAAATGTTCCCTTAACTGCTTGTCCAGATATAGAGAAGAGAGAATAATCTAAGGTAAAAGTATCAGTAGCAAACCAGTGTTTCTGTCCGTTAGAATCACCATAAGCTTTAATTACAACACCTCCAGCGTATATGCCAGTAAAATCCAATTCAGTAACCAGTTCTAGCACATTGGGTACAACTGCTTCCCCTGCTAATAAATTCCCCAAATGTACTTCCCGGCTGGTGTTAGTTCCTGATGGTAAAACTAGATATGGATCGATAGGTAATAGAATAAGTTCGTCACGTAGTTCCTGCAAAGCAGCATATGTTAACTGCCAATCTACGTCCCAATTTCCAGTAAAGGGAAACTGTCGAACACTGCTGCGCTGGTCTGCCATCAAAGTCAGTTCGATCCAACCATCAGCAACACAACCAGTTTGTCGCACTTTCGCATGATTGAAACGAGTAAATTGACTTCTTTCACTGCTTAGTCTCACAGTGAATTGTTCATCTTCTGCTTTTTTGTTTAGGAGATTTGCAATCAGTTGATTAAAGCTGACTTCTAACGTAGATAATTCCTCAATTTTCATGGATATTAAATATTAATAGGTAATAGTGAGGGGAGAAAAT from Nostoc sp. UHCC 0926 includes these protein-coding regions:
- a CDS encoding phenylpyruvate tautomerase MIF-related protein, encoding MPLIKVQTSASAPQKAEIESMLLNLSAKLAKHLGKPESYVMTAFEPGIPMTFAGNTDPVCYIEIKSIGTMKPDQTAAMSQDFCQQINQTLGVPKNRIYIEFADAKGAMWGWNGTTFG
- the cobM gene encoding precorrin-4 C(11)-methyltransferase, producing MSYKKTLYAIEPSVYIVGAGPGDPDLLTVKAQRLLAVADVILFADSLVPEEILELCRKDAEIIRTANQTLEEILPIMIDRVRSQHKSLVRLHSGDPSLYSAIHEQMHLLAEANIPFEVIPGISAFQAAAAKLKVELTVPGLVQTIILTRISGRTEVPATEELASLAAHQASLCLYLSARHVENAQAKLLEHYPGETPIAICFRIGWPDEKIRVVPLNEMADCTHKEKLVRTTLYIISPALSTATGRSRLYHPEHSHLFRSSHQ
- a CDS encoding TldD/PmbA family protein — its product is MKIEELSTLEVSFNQLIANLLNKKAEDEQFTVRLSSERSQFTRFNHAKVRQTGCVADGWIELTLMADQRSSVRQFPFTGNWDVDWQLTYAALQELRDELILLPIDPYLVLPSGTNTSREVHLGNLLAGEAVVPNVLELVTELDFTGIYAGGVVIKAYGDSNGQKHWFATDTFTLDYSLFSISGQAVKGTFAGSNWDKSAYIAKISEAKNQLELLSRPAKELPRGQYKTYFAPAAVGDLLMMLSWGSVSEADIQQGNSSLAALWRQEKQLSTAFSLKENFQRGLVPRFNELGEVAAPELPVIEKGYLVNTLVNSRTAKEYQKIANGANVSETLRAPEVSPGNLVFEQIFPSLDTGLYVSNLHYLNWSDRQTGRITGMTRYACFWVENGEIIAPIENLRFDESLYRFWGENLVDLTTFQEFIPEVGTYESRQLGGSLVPGMLVEDFTYTL
- a CDS encoding DivIVA domain-containing protein encodes the protein MLQSQLSNVEPNLNGSNPPPQEYLSGEGSIDIQQELNRLEEMVLSSLRIPLTGRTLVDEEKLLDQLDYIRLALPSLFQEAAAILDQKDEILLEAEEYGQQVVESAQAKRAQILAESDIIQQAEQEAEQLRRQVQQECEAMMQETLAEIDRKRYACQQELEQMRQTAIAQAQEIEDGADAYADGILENIEQDLKQMLRVITNGRQQLQIDNLTQRNSPPGNKK
- the rlmN gene encoding 23S rRNA (adenine(2503)-C(2))-methyltransferase RlmN, translated to MSATPLVSQVDFNPEKSELIPPLLGASLAELSTWVQQQGQPAYRGKQLHEWIYDKGARSLADISVFSKQWRKEVAEIPIGRSILHYRSVAPDGTVKYLLRLTDDQIIETVGIPTFAEGGEGPKSRLTVCVSTQVGCPMACDFCATGKGGYKRNLARHEIVDQVLTVQEDFQQRVSNVVFMGLGEPLLNTENVLAALKSLNQDVGIGARSLTVSTVGIRDRIRQFAQNNLQITLAVSLHAPNQALREKLIPSARAYPLEDLLAECREYVQITGRRVTFEYVLLAGVNDLPQHALELAKCMRGFQSHVNLIPYNPIQEVDYKRPNRDRIQAFVNVLKQQNIAVTVRYSRGLEADAACGQLRASKN
- the coaD gene encoding pantetheine-phosphate adenylyltransferase, with the translated sequence MIAIYPGSFDPITLGHLDLIQRGSRLFERVIVAVLRNPNKMPLFSVQQRLDQISLSTQHLPNVEVDSFDGLTVNYAQMRQAQVLLRGLRAVSDFEVELQMAHTNKTLSTQIETVFLATSNEYSFLSSSVVKEIARFGGSIDHLVPPHIALDIYQCYNHNSPMLNPISTEAIPPLKSISVEREA
- the lgt gene encoding prolipoprotein diacylglyceryl transferase — encoded protein: MALDFSILPLAFQFTSPGPILVKLGPLAIRWYGLLIATAVLIGVILSQDLAKRRNVNPELLGDLFFWLLIGAIPGARLYYVFFEWSKYAPTPGKIFAIWEGGIAIHGAILGGVLAALIFAKIKQVSFWQLADLVAPSLILGQAIGRWGNFFNSEAFGDPTDLPWKLYIPPDHRPLEYASFDYFHPTFLYESLWDLMVFTLLITLFFRSLSGKPRLKVGTLFLVYWPAYSLGRLWIEGFRTDSLMLGPLKMAQVVSSLGILLGLVGLAWLYLLKRPLPDVVPTPKGNGEIGR